The following are encoded together in the Raphanus sativus cultivar WK10039 unplaced genomic scaffold, ASM80110v3 Scaffold3568, whole genome shotgun sequence genome:
- the LOC108832754 gene encoding nuclear transcription factor Y subunit C-9-like produces MKMSMDSQDSGAMSYGTNPYQTNPMTTTVAGSVGSAAPPGQLAFHQTHQQQQQQLAQQLQVFWENQFKEIEKTTDFKNHSLPLARIKKIIKADEDVRMISAEAPVVFSRACEMFILELTLRSWNHTEENKRKTLQKNDIAAAVTRTDIFDFLVDIVPREDLRDEVLGSIPRGTVPEAATAGYPYGYLPPGTGMVMGNPGGAYPTNPYIGQRMWQQQGPGQPDQ; encoded by the coding sequence ATGAAAATGAGCATGGACAGTCAGGACTCAGGAGCCATGAGCTACGGCACAAACCCATACCAAACCAATCCCATGACAACCACTGTAGCCGGGAGTGTGGGCTCTGCAGCACCACCAGGCCAGCTGGCGTTTCACCAGAcccatcagcagcagcagcaacagctGGCTCAGCAGCTTCAAGTCTTTTGGGAGAACCAATTCAAAGAGATTGAGAAAACAACAGATTTCAAGAACCACAGCCTTCCCCTTGCGAGGATCAAGAAAATTATTAAAGCTGATGAGGATGTACGTATGATCTCGGCCGAGGCTCCTGTAGTGTTTTCAAGGGCCTGCGAGATGTTCATTTTGGAGCTGACACTCAGGTCGTGGAACCACACGGAAGAGAACAAGAGAAAGACGCTGCAGAAGAATGATATAGCAGCTGCTGTGACTAGAACCGATATCTTTGATTTCCTTGTGGACATTGTTCCTAGGGAGGATCTCAGGGATGAGGTTTTGGGAAGTATTCCAAGAGGGACAGTCCCTGAGGCTGCTACTGCTGGTTACCCGTATGGATACTTGCCTCCAGGAACTGGTATGGTTATGGGTAACCCTGGTGGTGCTTACCCAACTAACCCGTATATTGGTCAACGAATGTGGCAACAGCAGGGACCTGGCCAACCTGACCAGTAA